Proteins encoded together in one Lathyrus oleraceus cultivar Zhongwan6 chromosome 5, CAAS_Psat_ZW6_1.0, whole genome shotgun sequence window:
- the LOC127078703 gene encoding uncharacterized protein LOC127078703 isoform X1, translating to METVSTEPAKSELDSNQDLLAKDEAKAQAVVLQDDGGLKDSSEAELKKISLMRTLVEARDPSSKEVDDLMIRRFLRARDLDVEKASAMFLKYLKWKHSFVPNGSVSPSEICDDLAQEKMYVQGVDKKGRPITVAFAAKHFQNKNGLEAFKRYVVFALEKLCSRIPAGEEKFLSIADIKGWGYANSDLRGYLSALTILQDYYPERLGKLFIVHAPYMFMKVWKLVYPFIDDNTKKKIVFVENKKLKSTLLEEIDESQLPEIYGGKLQLVPIQDS from the exons ATGGAAACTGTTAGCACTGAACCTGCAAAATCAGAACTGGATTCCAATCAAGACTTGTTGGCTAAAGATGAAGCAAAAGCTCAAGCTGTTGTTCTTCAAGATGATGGAGGTTTGAAAGACAGCTCAGAAGCAGAGCTCAAGAAAATCAGTCTCATGAGAACTCTTGTTGAAGCCCGCGACCCTTCTTCTAAG GAAGTAGATGATTTGATGATTAGAAGATTCTTGAGAGCTCGTGATTTAGATGTAGAGAAAGCTTCAGCTATGTTTCTCAAGTACTTGAAATGGAAGCATTCATTTGTTCCAAATGGGTCTGTTTCTCCTTCGGAGATCTGTGATGATCTTGCACAGGAGAAGATGTATGTTCAAGGAGTGGATAAAAAGGGTCGACCTATAACTGTTGCATTTGCTGCTAAAcattttcaaaacaaaaatgGTTTGGAAGCATTCAAAA GGTATGTAGTTTTTGCGCTTGAGAAACTATGTTCAAG GATTCCAGCAGGGGAAGAAAAGTTTCTTTCTATTGCAGATATTAAGGGATGGGGATATGCCAACAGTGACCTTCGTGGATACCTTAGTGCTCTAACCATTTTGCAGGATTATTATCCAGAGAGATTGGGAAAATTGTTCATAGTTCATGCTCCTTACATGTTTATGAAAGTATGGAAACTTGTTTACCCTTTCATTGATGACAATACCAAGAAGAAG ATAGTATTTGTGGAGAACAAGAAGCTGAAATCGACGTTGTTAGAAGAGATTGATGAGAGTCAGCTCCCAGAAATATATGGAGGGAAACTTCAACTAGTTCCAATACAGGATTCATGA
- the LOC127078703 gene encoding uncharacterized protein LOC127078703 isoform X2: MGSSWIGIDLSVVGQEVDDLMIRRFLRARDLDVEKASAMFLKYLKWKHSFVPNGSVSPSEICDDLAQEKMYVQGVDKKGRPITVAFAAKHFQNKNGLEAFKRYVVFALEKLCSRIPAGEEKFLSIADIKGWGYANSDLRGYLSALTILQDYYPERLGKLFIVHAPYMFMKVWKLVYPFIDDNTKKKIVFVENKKLKSTLLEEIDESQLPEIYGGKLQLVPIQDS, encoded by the exons ATGGGAAGTAGTTGGATTGGAATTGATTTGAGCGTTGTTGGGCAGGAAGTAGATGATTTGATGATTAGAAGATTCTTGAGAGCTCGTGATTTAGATGTAGAGAAAGCTTCAGCTATGTTTCTCAAGTACTTGAAATGGAAGCATTCATTTGTTCCAAATGGGTCTGTTTCTCCTTCGGAGATCTGTGATGATCTTGCACAGGAGAAGATGTATGTTCAAGGAGTGGATAAAAAGGGTCGACCTATAACTGTTGCATTTGCTGCTAAAcattttcaaaacaaaaatgGTTTGGAAGCATTCAAAA GGTATGTAGTTTTTGCGCTTGAGAAACTATGTTCAAG GATTCCAGCAGGGGAAGAAAAGTTTCTTTCTATTGCAGATATTAAGGGATGGGGATATGCCAACAGTGACCTTCGTGGATACCTTAGTGCTCTAACCATTTTGCAGGATTATTATCCAGAGAGATTGGGAAAATTGTTCATAGTTCATGCTCCTTACATGTTTATGAAAGTATGGAAACTTGTTTACCCTTTCATTGATGACAATACCAAGAAGAAG ATAGTATTTGTGGAGAACAAGAAGCTGAAATCGACGTTGTTAGAAGAGATTGATGAGAGTCAGCTCCCAGAAATATATGGAGGGAAACTTCAACTAGTTCCAATACAGGATTCATGA
- the LOC127079297 gene encoding uncharacterized protein LOC127079297 encodes MEITTDKGHEGNDNKNGYVPFEKEGELIQPANEVAKEEKEGSYVPLPPYKPHIPFLQRLVKTKIEYHFRKFVEVLKKLYINIPFTEALSQMPSYAKFLKEIISNKRKLEDTNTVVLTKECNTVIQNELPLKLKDIESFIVPCVLAMMSFEKALWDLWASVSLIPLPVYEKPGLGGMMSTRISL; translated from the coding sequence ATGGAAATCACTACTGATAAGGGCCATGAAGGAAATGATAATAAAAATGGGTATGTGCCATTTGAAAAGGAGGGAGAGTTAATACAACCTGCGAATGAGGTAGCTAAGGAAGAAAAGGAAGGATCATATGTGCCTCTCCCGCCATATAAACCTCATATCCCGTTTTTGCAAAGATTAGTGAAAACCAAGATTGAATACCATTTTAGGAAGTTTGTTGAGGTTTTGAAAAAGTTGTATATCAACATCCCTTTCACCGAGGCGTTGTCACAAATGCCATCTTATGCCAAATTCCTTAAGGAAATTATATCAAACAAGCGGAAACTTGAAGATACCAATACTGTAGTGTTGACAAAAGAGTGCAACACTGTTATCCAAAATGAACTGCCTCTAAAATTAAAAGATATTGAGAGCTTTATAGTTCCCTGTGTTTTAGCAATGATGAGTTTTGAAAAAGCTTTATGGGATCTATGGGCGAGTGTGAGTTTGATACCTTTGCCCGTCTATGAAAAACCAGGCCTTGGTGGTATGATGTCCACTAGAATATCTCTGTAA